In the genome of Aedes aegypti strain LVP_AGWG chromosome 2, AaegL5.0 Primary Assembly, whole genome shotgun sequence, the window aattttaataagtcaaatcaaacttcaaaactcaaattaaattgctttcagcacatttacattttgcagcattaatcgcattactgtgtcaagtcttctccattccctataccctaccccaacccttcttatcctttccgatggtgttcaagtggtccgcatagactattacggccattacctatcccttaccccggctttggactgacttgcgctctcattgccccaccaaacgctgcaaaatgaaaatgaaaatgaaagtcTTTAGAGAGTCTTTTTCTCTTGCAAGCTTTTTCAAGTTTGGAGCTCTTTTTTAAATCTAAATGGTCTCTATAGTTAATGTTATTCCTGATTTCTGCAATACGTCCGAATACCACAATTTAGAGTAGATCCTaaaaaatcattggagaaaatctggagaaatttctagtaaTTATTAAAGATGTCCTAAAATCTTAAATCCTAAAATCCAgaacaaaaatcataaattaCAAAGGCACATTAATATTAATACAGAAATCTCAAAAGAATCTCTATAAAAACTCTTGTATCCTGGTTTAATTTCGAGACTTGTTTGCGAGTAAGAATATTCCGATTTTCATTACTAATGTAAGCCTTCTTTTCTTTCCAATTGCAGAAAGTGAACCACTGGACAGTTGGGACGCTGAAGAGGATTCCATCCTGACGCCCGAAGATGAGGAGATGGAATTGGACGACGGTGAAGTGGACGGCGACAGTGTGGCAAAGGTGTCCAAAAAGAAGCCCCCAAAGGTGGAGGAAAGCAAGAGCAAGAAGGAGCATGTGAATGTGGTTTTCATTGGACACGTTGGTATGTATTGCTTTTAAGTTGATCCTCAAGTCGAGATGTACTAGCTAAGCTTCACCTTTCACAGATGCCGGTAAATCCACAATCGGTGGCCAGATCATGTCCCTGACCGGAATGGTCGACAAGCGAACACTGGAGAAGTACGAACGAGAGGCACGTGAAAAATCCCGAGAAAGCTGGTACTTGTCGTGGGCGCTCGATACAAATCAGGAAGGTTTGTAGAAATTTGCTGTTTAAaccgtaggctacggggctgacatgATGAATTCAAAGTGCTCGTATTGAAGcgtaaatcaatatttttttctggaaattttgaGGTTTGCTTCATTATTTGTTGTAGATTCGTGAGTGATGGGAAATCAAATATTTGGAGCAATATTAGCCATATTACTCCAGAACCACTCTGAGTCAGGTAAGGTAAAAGAAGTTTATCCTTTTCAAAccgttttatcactttgaaactaaactttttcttacaaaaagtgAATAGATTcgtgatttttatgaaattattatagATTTATAGAATCTAATTGTAGCTACAGTCATatctcctttactcgatattgaagggaccatcgagttagggaggtatcgagttacagaacacaaaagcagtgcaattgcgtttcaagggaccatcgattaAGCCATGAaatgaaaactaacttttactatgattctctaaatcgatatcgagatacggaatatcgagtaagggagacttaactgtatttattttttaaatatttggttTCACAGGGCCTCTGAAGACATTTGcaattgaaatgaaatgagaTTATGAATATATATTTTCCTGTGGAGTTATGTTCTACACATCATCAGAATTCTGAATTCTTTGTAATATGCGTAGAGATAGCGTCGAGTAAATCGAACTTCTACAAGGAGTTGTGCCGGGAAGCTTACGTAAATCCCTGGGGTAACGGATATCGAGTAGTGATGGCTAAGATCAAGGGCACAGTAACAGCAGCTGAAATGTGCCCCGACAGCCTGAAGTTGATAGAGGACGGTCTCTTTCCTACGCATGTTTCCAACGCGTGGCTGCCCATGCCGTACGCTGACGTAGATGAAGAAAATGCCGATATCTAAGTTTGTAACGCTGAGCTCATAACGGTTACTAAAGGTTCGAAGCTGAACAAACCTCCCGGtccagatggtatccctaacTTAACGCCAAGCGCAGCAATACTGGCATTCCCAGATACATTTaggacagcgttgcagaagtgtctagcggaagACAGATGGGAAttgcagaagctggtgttgctgCCAACACCGGAaaaaccgccaggagatcctgcttcatatagaccaatatgcttccGGGGGgataaacttctggagaaggtcatcctcggcaggTTGTCGATCTACATggaaggcgagaacggattgtcaagaaggcagttcggattccgtaaaaatACTTCGACGGTGGATGGCTATTCGGACAGTCATCGCATGCACGGAGAAAACGTCCAAGCAAAAGAGGACAGGCAATCCATACTGCTCAGTGGTTACGATAGATGATAAAAACGCGTTCAATAGTACCACTTACCACTTGGGACCATCATTCACATATTCGTGTAAAGCTTTGCAAAGCTACTTTCGGAACCGGGTATTGgtttacgacacaaaccagggaTGGATGTCAACCAAAgtaacggcgggagttccaTAGGGAGTCATACTTGGTCCAGCACTGTGGAATATGATGTAGgatggagtgctaaccttgGCACTGtcgaatggagtcgagatcgttgggttcgcagatgacgtcCTTCTTGCTATAACTGGCGAGACTAAGGAGGAagtggagatgctgacggcgaAATCGCTAGACAGTGAATCatggatgactggagtcaagttgcagttggctcatcacaaaacggaggtATTGCTgatcagcaactgcaaggcggttcacCAGTTCGAGATCAACGTCGGTGGACAGACAATACTATCAGATTGCATATAATGGCTAAGTGGCAGCAGGAGTGaaataactcggagaaaggaaggtggaatcacaggattattcctaatgtgtcggtgtggacgaccagaaaacatggagaagttaacttcttaTTGCCCCAGTttttgtcaggccatggatgcttccggaaatatctgcacataTTTGGATACGCAGAGTCTCCACATCGTCTGGtctgtccaaatatcgaggagacaccgaGGCATGCTgtattcgactgccctcgattcagggatatacgaagcaagatgatgtcagaaatcgaaagcGTCCttaatccggacaacatcgtgcagaacatgtgaaAGCAGTTGGAATGCGATGAACGGAGGGATAACGCAGATTATGCCGTCGCTGCAAAGGAGATgccgagagagagagagagttccGGGCCGCGATCAGAGTAGGCTAGATCTTCCGCCTGGGACTAGATCGAGAAGAGCGGGCGTAGTGTAATATCGGTATAAGTCATCTGGATGCCTGCCAACCGGATTTGCGGAACCGACCCTGACACTTGGAagaccaacgtcgagtcgggGTAGACTTCGTCCACCATCGGGGACTAGTCGACTAGATCGCGTTGTTGCACAGGCAAATGATCTtcgggcgccagtgaaccggaagcttccctccacGACCGACCTCGTCATCTTTCCGAATAGCATCGGTTTTGGAGATCTTCCGCCGGTTGGAATAGGATAGATCCATCGCCAGGGACTCCTCAGAGTATCACATAGTGATACGGCTTCGAGtagtcggagcgccagtgaaccggaaaaCATTCTTTAatcggaatcgctggaccgacttcggtATCCAACTGatcaaccaggagagctcgaaaAGCAGCAGCTGAGAACGAGTTGTCGTAGAGTAGCGAAGTGCACATGAGCCtccagtagaagttcaacagggctctgaGATCGAGaacatacagtgaaacctccatgagtcgatattgaagggaccatcgactcatggaaatatcgagtcatggaacagcaatcctttggaaagctgtttctagggaccatcaaagtaaccattaaattttgtttctagtatggttccatgagtcgatatcgagtcatggaacatcgactcatggaggtatcactgtagaaacattagggaaagttttttagtggttaagcacgcctaactTGAGTCTCACTCCGCACCAACACACGacaggccaggcttttgaagcttttctgCACCCTACTTTAAGTAAGATAaaacgtccttacggtcatcggggatgtctactacctggaaaacctggtATTATcaggaaattttattgaacctgaaaaaaaaaactggaattctcagggaatttcgataaCAATTAAGGGAATTTTTTTTCGGGCTataattcatggtagaatatgtttaTGACAAAGAATTTTCGCATCAAAACCCCCCACTTTTCGGgtatgaaatttcctcaacttggttgaattttatgaatatctttaaaTAGGTAACGGATTCATATATCTTTAtggacgattttcaaaattattcaaaatttgataaactggaaaactgtttatgagaaaatgaattcaaaccaatttaaatttaaaatgtcGAAACAATTTCAGGGGTGGTAGATCagagagacttggtctctatttttatGCAAGTCTAAAAAAAGTATCTATGTTTTGTTAGTCTCTAAAGTCTCCTTCAATTGAAATGGTCTCTAAAGCTTCTTCTTTCCTTATCTTGCTTACAGTCCTTTCTAATGCAAAATTCTGCATGCTTCAGAGAAACCTTCAAAATCTTTTACGAGACTATTCAACTGATTCTTCAAGAGTTTCGTCtcagatttctcaaggaaaagcttcaggaattaattTAGTGGTTTCTTCACAAATCTCATCAGGAATATTTTCAGAGactcctacagggatctctccagcaattcttttagagattcctccaccaattctcccagatattcttccaacgatttttcaaagaatatctcgagaaatttctccaggaaattctcGAGCTCTTCAACGTTACTATCTCCAGTTATTTTCTCAGGGTttactttgagaatttttcCAAACACTTCCTAGGACTTCATCCCGATATTTTTCAACTAATCTTTCAAACGATTGTTCAAATTGTTACTCCAGGAGATCTTACGcagatttttacagaatttcttGGACATCtgtaaagaatttttttggacatctcaaatttctttaaaatttcattcacatttaCATGGAGAAATAtcgtgtggaagtgctcataagaacactaagctgagacgcaggctctgtcccagtaaggacgtaatgccaagaagaagaagaagaagaaggaaggaaggaaggagaaatttttggttgaatttttgTAGAAGTTCTAAACGGGAGTCTTGGGAGATGTCCTAGGGAAATCGATGAATACAATCCTGGAAGACTTAgggctttcttgaaaaaaaaaaaaaaaaaaattaagagtcCATTGTCGATAGGACAGCTCCAAATATCTTCCAATTTCGTCACCAACAAGCCCAACGCATACAGGTTAAATGAATACAAATCGGCTGACTTGCACAACATGTTGCATGTTCATGAATCGAAAGATCACACATTACTACGAATTTTTACCCCAATTAGAGGCTAAAGTTCGTTTTGCACGAAGCTAAGTTATCATAAATCACGAGGGTATTCACCTTTTTTAAGAAAACATTCAGTTTCCATATAATGAAACagttctaaaaggaagtttatgtgatttttatctGACCCAGagattttctggaaaaactttCTCTTTACTTAACTCCCATTAGTTTGACTTAATCAAACACTGGTGGAAACCTCAACATTTCACGAACAAATAGTGATATGCTCAAATActtacatttttaaattttaatgtcAGCTACCGGTTAAAACACTTCAAACATTGCTGACCATCCGCTCTTCCCATCCCTACAGAACGAGACAAAGGTAAAACGGTGGAGGTGGGTCGTGCCTATTTTGAGACTGAGAAAAAGCATTTCACCATCCTGGACGCGCCGGGCCACAAGAGTTTCGTGCCGAACATGATCGGTGGAGCGGCGCAGGCCGATCTCGCTGTGCTGGTCATTTCCGCGCGAAAGGGCGAATTCGAAACCGGGTTCGATCGGGGAGGGCAGACGCGAGAGCATGCAATGTTGGCGAAGACGGCTGGCGTCAAGCACCTGGTAGTGCTGGTCAACAAAATGGACGATCCGACGGTGAACTGGGACGTTGAGCGGTACAACGAATGTAAAGACAAAATCTTACCATACCTCAAAAAGCTAGGGTGAGTTTTTGCTGCTTAATCCAACAAAATGTTTCGCAGCATTATTGTAGCAAGTCCTGATATTTCTAACAAGCACGGTTCTCCACCCATCACAGATTCAACCCAACCAAGGATCTGACGTTCATGCCGTGCTCCGGCATCACCGGCATGGGAATCAAGGAACAGATCAGTGAATCCGTCTGCCCGTGGTACCGAGGGCCAGCCTTCATTCCATTCATCGACGAGCTGCCTTCGCTGAACCGCAACACGGGCGGTCCCTTCATCATGCCGATCGTGGACAAGTACAAGGACATGGGTACGGTCCTGATGGGCAAGGTGGAATCGGGAATGGCCAAGAAGGGAATCAATCTGCTGGTGATGCCTAATAGAGTGAGTTTTCCGAGGGATGTTCTTTATTCTGGAGCCTGTATCTAACTGGGGTTTTTTTCTACTTTCAGACGCAAGTGTCGGTTGATCAACTGTGGTCTGATGATGAGGAAGTTACCGCCGTGGGGCCTGGCGAAAATGTGAAGATCAAAGTGAAAGTAAGTTGTATCATTAGAAGGGTTTTATATCGACATGTCTGAAAtttaaaaccttgtacattTACATGTTAATTATTATAGTCCGAAAATAGGGCAGATATGCGTTGAGCGACAGTTGTATAACTCTTAGTGTCTACCATAGATCACTGAGTGAGAACACAGATAATATTCCAGGTATATGTGTTGTGATTCGTTTGCGCTCAACAACGGCAATTGTTTCAAGAATTTACAAATTTCGCCCAAATTTCctaaaggaatctttgaaggaattcatggaatTATTCGTGGAAGAATCCGTGAAGGATTATCAGGAGCAATTACTAAAAGTAAATATCTTGCCTAATTTATGATCTCGacctaaaagccattggcaaCCTTGTGTGTAGCCTGTTGTTACTGAGCGAACGAATGAAtgtacacgttatttaacaatgctTCTTTGGAGTGGAGATTCTCCTCTATCTCCTAGTTGTGATAGTTTTTATCTTGATGCATTCATGTGCTTAAAAATAACATGCTACACACtcgattaccaatggctttatGGCGACATCATAAGTTATGTGAGATATCTTCCATCGTCTTGGGTCGCAGGTTGATAACCACGTTCGTACTCCGATGGTAGAATCCATTGAATATTTCGTAGTTAACCGTTCGACGCGGCAGATCACAGTGGAACAATTGACACACCTAAACAAGGGATTAGGATTTGCGGTGACTACGAAAATCATCGTAGATATGGGAACAGCGAATATCCAAACCTTACCAGCGAAGGACCAGAATATAGCAAGGAACATCGTAGCAAAGGTCATTACAAACAGGACAACGCAGCAGGGCAGACCAGGACGAGACGAGAATCGAAAAAGAACTTAACGAGAAACCAGTATTGTTGTATATCATCGAGGATGAGGAGATGATGGCGTCTTTCGACGTAGCGGCTCTTTTCCACAGCGTTCCAGTAAATGATTCCCTAAACCATCTCGAGGATTGGTTATTACCCCAAAGGACGGATACAGCATGGAAAGCAAAGGTCAGGAGGTTGGCAAGGTTGTGCATGAACGAGAACTATTTTCAATTTTGCGGAAACTCTCCGGAATCCTGCTCCGGTTTTGTGCTAGCTATTCGTGGCGAATCTTTAgtaaaatttaaagaaacaaggAGTATTGCCGTATGAATGGTAAAGACACGTCGAAGACAATTACCGCCTTATCGAACGGAATGATCTACCTAGGattttggatacaatcaacagcgtTCACAAGGATATCAAATTCACCCCCGAGGAGGAGGAGGGAATACTACCGTTTTTTAAATCTACGATTTATATGGAGCTtacaaacacccagcgagtCATTCCATACACATCAAATCATTGTTTCCAGCACAAGATGGCAGCGCTTCATGGtccacaggatgcagactctaccTCTCAGCGAAGACGGAAAAACTAAGAAAATGAAATATGTTTTCGAGACGGCTAGGATTGacggatacaaggaaaggacgataaaagccatcatgacaaaaaggaaagacagcaTACTCGgagtagggacgttccgatattgtaaagtatcgatatttgattcgatacgattatcgtatcaaagtatcgataccatcgatatattgattcaaaatatcgatatatcggaatatcatatgataGATTTGAATGGAGAAAAAAACCTATATCGCTTAGTGACCTGCATTTAGTTTCCCAAGAGTCAATAAAAATCTTCGGATATTCAAGATTATTGGTATTTTAACCGATatgcaggcttgataattctcctcaacatcattcgagttcggtgaaatactctagagcagcgtactgcctttgcctctttgcgagggagcgaaaaaatgccaaGCAGAGAGGCGacaaaaaatgagcgaggaagatgcagcacaaaacacaactgagtaaaattccatcaaaaaagggtgctctgacaaatccccgaggactgtcttgttcgggcggcagactcaagagttcgtttgaagtgtgagtaaaggtgagcatcgcaacaagagataGAGAGTAcctaaaaaaatcctcgcattttttttacaCTCTCACTTGAATCGCtagaggatctgtgttgaaaattttgagttcaattttcaCTCCTCAGAAAAACCCTCCCCTAGGACGTGtaatcttgccgcgatgggtgGGCTTACCCCATTAGCACTTATATGGGAACCAAAGACATG includes:
- the LOC23687788 gene encoding eukaryotic peptide chain release factor GTP-binding subunit ERF3A isoform X2, whose translation is MCTRVSCLTKKARAISIRPRTKKSEPLDSWDAEEDSILTPEDEEMELDDGEVDGDSVAKVSKKKPPKVEESKSKKEHVNVVFIGHVDAGKSTIGGQIMSLTGMVDKRTLEKYEREAREKSRESWYLSWALDTNQEERDKGKTVEVGRAYFETEKKHFTILDAPGHKSFVPNMIGGAAQADLAVLVISARKGEFETGFDRGGQTREHAMLAKTAGVKHLVVLVNKMDDPTVNWDVERYNECKDKILPYLKKLGFNPTKDLTFMPCSGITGMGIKEQISESVCPWYRGPAFIPFIDELPSLNRNTGGPFIMPIVDKYKDMGTVLMGKVESGMAKKGINLLVMPNRTQVSVDQLWSDDEEVTAVGPGENVKIKVKGIEEEDVSPGFVLCDASNPIKTGKVFDAQVVILEHKSIICAGYSAVMHIHCAAEEITVKALICLVDKKTGEKSKTRPRFVKQDQVAIMRIECSGLICLEQFKLFPQMGRFTLRDENKTIAIGKVLKVIE
- the LOC23687788 gene encoding eukaryotic peptide chain release factor GTP-binding subunit ERF3A isoform X3, whose product is MLENDALLRDSESEPLDSWDAEEDSILTPEDEEMELDDGEVDGDSVAKVSKKKPPKVEESKSKKEHVNVVFIGHVDAGKSTIGGQIMSLTGMVDKRTLEKYEREAREKSRESWYLSWALDTNQEERDKGKTVEVGRAYFETEKKHFTILDAPGHKSFVPNMIGGAAQADLAVLVISARKGEFETGFDRGGQTREHAMLAKTAGVKHLVVLVNKMDDPTVNWDVERYNECKDKILPYLKKLGFNPTKDLTFMPCSGITGMGIKEQISESVCPWYRGPAFIPFIDELPSLNRNTGGPFIMPIVDKYKDMGTVLMGKVESGMAKKGINLLVMPNRTQVSVDQLWSDDEEVTAVGPGENVKIKVKGIEEEDVSPGFVLCDASNPIKTGKVFDAQVVILEHKSIICAGYSAVMHIHCAAEEITVKALICLVDKKTGEKSKTRPRFVKQDQVAIMRIECSGLICLEQFKLFPQMGRFTLRDENKTIAIGKVLKVIE
- the LOC23687788 gene encoding eukaryotic peptide chain release factor GTP-binding subunit ERF3A isoform X1 produces the protein MSQQNDSNEISTKFSKLNVNAMEFVPSFASSTTSAPVVAPAAVTVVPTAGSPTTAGSPTGAPTTTTGTASSSGGGNTPTSAGATPTPPSSSAAPTPMDVKGGDEEAKTPENNESEPLDSWDAEEDSILTPEDEEMELDDGEVDGDSVAKVSKKKPPKVEESKSKKEHVNVVFIGHVDAGKSTIGGQIMSLTGMVDKRTLEKYEREAREKSRESWYLSWALDTNQEERDKGKTVEVGRAYFETEKKHFTILDAPGHKSFVPNMIGGAAQADLAVLVISARKGEFETGFDRGGQTREHAMLAKTAGVKHLVVLVNKMDDPTVNWDVERYNECKDKILPYLKKLGFNPTKDLTFMPCSGITGMGIKEQISESVCPWYRGPAFIPFIDELPSLNRNTGGPFIMPIVDKYKDMGTVLMGKVESGMAKKGINLLVMPNRTQVSVDQLWSDDEEVTAVGPGENVKIKVKGIEEEDVSPGFVLCDASNPIKTGKVFDAQVVILEHKSIICAGYSAVMHIHCAAEEITVKALICLVDKKTGEKSKTRPRFVKQDQVAIMRIECSGLICLEQFKLFPQMGRFTLRDENKTIAIGKVLKVIE